Below is a genomic region from Spongiibacter nanhainus.
GATACAAGTGCAAACCGATTCCGCCGACAACCTGGCAGTAGTGTTTGATAATGCAGGTAACTCAGAGATTGAAGGCGCGGAGCTGGAAATTTTGTGGATTCCCTCACCCAACCTGCTGCTTAACCTGGCGGCAAGCTATAACGATTACTCCTTTACCGAGTTTAGCGACCGAGACCTGTTGCAAGCTTCATTGGGTAACAATGTCACCGTGGATCGCACCGACGAACCCTTCCCGGTTTCGCCAGAAGAGACTTTCTCACTGGGTATGCAGTATATCTTTGACACTCCTCTCGGGCTGATCACGCCCCGTATTGATGCCTCCTACAAAAGCGAGGTTTATCTTGGCCTGGATCGCGGCGCCTTTGAGGCCTACCAGCGCAACCCCGACCTGGCTGGCGACGATGCCAAAACCCTGATCGATTTACGCCTCAGCTGGTCCACTCAAGATTACAAAACCTCAGTGGCGGCCTTTGTCAAAAATGCCACCGACGAACGCTACCTCCCTGGCGCCGCCTCGGTCGGCTCCTCTCTGGGTACCTTTTTCAGCTTCTATGGTGAGCCGCGTACCTATGGGGTTGAGCTTAGGCAAGAATTTTAAGCACAGCCTGAAACCCGAGCGGATTGGGGATACACAAAGCCCCAATCACGGAAGGGCCAGCGACTACCGCCGCCGACCGGCAGCTATTCAAACAATTTCCGCACTGCGGCCTGGTCGACCTTGAAAGATAACTTGGTTCTGGGCAGCTCTTCGACGAAGCGCCACGTGGTGGGAATATGTGTCTTTAACAGCCGTTCACGCAGGTGATCACCCAATACCGTTTCATCGGCCTGCTGGCCAGGCTTGAGGATAACGGCAGCCGCTGGTACCTGACCGAGACGCTGGTCGCGAATGCCAACCACCGCCGCGGCCGACACAGCAGGATGAGTCAGCAGGGCCTTTTCCACCGTCTCCGGTAAAATTTTAAAACCACCGCGAATAATGGCGCCGTCCGCCCGACCGTGGTGAAAGAGATAACCGTCCTCGTCCAGTACCGCCAGATCAGAGGTCCGAATCCACTGCGGACCGATTCGCGGCGACACTACCTCCAGTATCCCCACTTCGCCAGCCGGCAGTGGCTCCCCACTGTCCTGCGACACCACCCTCAGCTTGACCCCGGGCATGGCCTTGCCCACAGTACCTATTTTTTTATGACCATCCTTGGCGTGCATATCGGGTGTCATGCGGGTAACCGGCCCGCCAAACTCGGTCGCGCCGTAGGACAATAAAATAGGAATGCCGTAGCGATCCTCAAAGGCTTGTTGTACTGCGGGATCTAAGGGCGCAGCCCCGGCGCCGAAGAACTTGATAGAGGCCAGGTCTTCTTTGGGAATGTTGGCGTCCAACACCATTTGGATGGCGGCCGGCGGCATACCTCCTACCACGGGGCGGTAACGCAGCACAAAGTCGTGCCAATCGTGAACATTAAAACGATCGAGCAATACAATTCGGCGTCCGCCGAGGATCGCCGGCAGCGTCGTGTACAAGCCGGAAATATTACCCACCGGAAAATACAGCAGTACCGGTTCCAGTGCCTGGGGGTCTGATTGGCCACCGGCCCCCGCCGCACTGTTGGCCAACATATCCCGAACGATCATCTTGTAGCTAATGCGGAAGGGCTTGGGCCTACCGGTGGTACCACTGGTGAGAATATCGATACCCAGCTCATCACTGTCGATATCCTCGGTGTGACTTTGAGACGGCTCGCGCTCGGCACGGTCCACCACGCACTCAGCCTCAAGCCCGCGCAGGGCAATGCCGGCAATGTGCTGACTGTTTAATGTAGTGAGAATCTCGTCACCAAAGTCATTAATCGCCGCGATCACTGCATCGGGGGCCAGCGATTCAAGCTCATTGGCAATGCTGGTAGCGGATTGAAACGGATAGATCATGCGGATATTAACGCGCGCCGCCAGCAGGGCAACCAGACTAATAATGGCCGACGGATGATTGCGGGCCACTAAGGCCACTGTTCCCCCTGGACGAATATCGAATCGCACCAACAGATCGTCGATCTGCCGCGCCAGTGCACTCAGCGCTCCCCACTCGATCCACTGTTTATTAAACTCAATCGCGGGACGATCCGCCGGTGTTTCCAACACCGCGCGTGCAACCTCATCGAGCTTTGGGTAGGCGTTTTTGGTGGCAGCTTGCATGCTTGTCACATTCCTTTCCATCACGTGGATATCGATGTTAACACCACCACCTAGATCAGCCGATCAGTGCTCACCTGGTATTGCCCATAGTTGGGCCGCCGGGACGCCATCAGACCCCACAGTTGTTCCGCCCCAGGCGACTTCAGGTCAGGCTTTATATTTTTGGGGCCTTCAACTGTATTGCTCATACCATTCCCTCATTCATACACCGTGGCCGGGTCAGATCGATCGTCGCCCAGCCCAGAGACAGGTTTTCATCCAACCCAATTCTTCCGGCTATGGAATCAGCCTCTCGGCCTATCATTGTTCAATATCTTCAAGCATAGACCATTTCCATTAGCAGCATGTGGCTTGGACCTGGGGACCTCAGACGCACCCTTTGCGCCACAAACCCAAGGCTCCCGCATTAAGCACTTCACCCCCCGCTTTTCTCGAGTCACTCTTTGAGAATTGGCCGTAAGTCTTCGAGCTTATCGAACAGGTGCCAAATATAATTCTCCGAGCCGTTTTCTCTGTGAGGATGTAGATCAGCTAGCTTGGGATCGTTTCTGTAACTCTCAAACGCTTCTTTTGATTCCCACTCCACAAGAATCAGTACAGTGCGTGGTGTGATATCACCTTGGACTGATTCTCGAAATTTCCCTAATGATATGACCTTGCCACCGTGGGACTGAACCTCGCTTACCGAGCGTTTTGCATACTCCAAATACTCATTTTTGTTTGCCACATCAAACAGGTTTAACGCGTACACCGGCACAGAAACACCCCTATTTATTCAGCTACTTATTCTTCTCGCTTTTCGTTTTCTGGAAACTACCAGCGTCATGCCATTGCGATTTTGATGGACCAGAGTCAGGATGACAACATTGCTTGGATGCGGTGTAAATAACCGTTACTAGGCTTGCGAGAATAGGCAGGCAAGAGTTTGAGCTGTTCTCGCTGCAAACTCCGCCAGGATGTAATTCGATTTAAGACTGACGTAGAGTAAGGCAACTGCCACACACGCCACCCGAGCTCCCTCGATGACCGAGACTATCAACATCCACCCTGACTTTGCCAATATGCCGGCGATGAAGTCCATCACACACCCCTGCCTACTGGCGGCAATGAACGCCGGTTTACAAGCTGCGTCTATACCCAAGTGGTTTAGTCATCGCCGCATCACCACCAAACATCAGCTTACCGGCAGCGACGGCAAGCACTACCCCGCCTGGCTGATCTCCCCAGAGAACTCGACCAAGCCCGCACCCCTGCTGATTTATTTTCATGGCAGCGGATTTATGGTGAAGCACGTGCCCCAGCATATCGAGAATGCCGTCCACTATGCACGCGGCGCTGGTTGCAACGTGTTGTTTGTCGACTACCGGCTGGCACCCCGCTATCGCTTTCCCACTCCCTTTAATGACTGTTATGAATCACTACTGTGGAGTTTGGATAATGCGAACGCCCTGAGTATCGACACGTCCCGTATCGCGATCGGCGGCGACAGTGCCGGCGGTGCACTCGCTGCCTCAGTCGTTCAGAAAGCCCATGGCCAACAGATCAGCGTATGCGGCCAGCTGTTGGTCTACCCCATTACCGACTGCCGCTGCGCCACCTACTCAAGCACCGCCTTCGCCAACGTGCCGCCCTTTAAGCAGTTCTCGATGCCCGAGCTATGGCACCACTATTTGGGCCAGTATGATCCTGCATCACCACCCGAGTACGCCTCCCCAATGCATGGCAATAAGACAGGCCTACCGCCCGCTTATCTAGAGACCGAGCAGTACGACCCATGGCGAGATGAGGGCGCGCAGTACGCCCAAGAGTTGGAAAAAGCCGGAGTTAGCGTTGAACTAAACCAAATCCAAGGCACTGTTCATGGCTTTGATGCCTTTGTTCCCAGCTCAAAGATTGTGGTGGAGGCTATGGAAAGGAGGATTTTGTTTTTGCGACGAATATTTGAGGGATAGGCGTTTACTGCTTGGGGAAAGTTCAATGTCTGAAAATATTCAGCCCACTAAAGTGGTACAGATCTAAGTCCGTTGGAGACCACGCTTTTTTTTGTAGCCGGAACGAATTTGAGCGCCTGGTTGCAGCTTACTCAAGGAACGCATCGGAATTGATATTTATGTGGTGAATTAAATATGAATCACCATCTTCTGCTAGAGTAATTGTGAACAGTGCATCTCCGGCCTCAAAATGGCCCAGCATTGAAAAATTGACAATATCATACGCCCCTTCTGAGATTGTTACCCCAGCTTTAGCACCAAGAAACTGTGGCTCTTCAAATGATTTAAGAGCACCTAGCTTTGAAAACAGTTTGTATATTTTTTGGCCTCTCTCAGTTTCAAATTCGTTTAAAGATTCCGGTGTCAGTAACGGTCTAAGACGTTCAAAATCCCAACTTACGACGGCAGGCATATTCTTCTCTAAATACGGCTGTGCGACCTCTGTATATTTGGATGACTTTACAGCGAAAAATATTCCTACACAGACAAAAAGCACTATTAATACTAAGAAAAATGAACCTATTATTTTTAGAAACTTTTTAAACATGTGATTCCTTTACATGACGCCCGGCGCAGCGGGCAAATTGGAGCGAGGAACGAGCGGAAAGCCATGTGCTGCGTAATACACCGACCAGTTCTAGAATCCAGCCCCGCAACAGCCCAGAACATGTGCTGAACGGCATTTTCGAGATGGGTCCATCTAACTGCTATAGCATCTATTAACCGCTCATGCTTTATGGACTTCATATCATCTGATAGTGGCATAAGAAACCCAACAGCCTGTTAATGAGCACTCCGTCCTCGAAATAATTATTATCGTGAACTCACGATAATTCCTCACCATTGCCGCATTCCTCTCACAACATATTGATAAAAAAGCAAAAAACTAACGCAACAAAACGAGGGGCGAGAAAACCGTAAACCTTTCACGATAATCGGCCACGGGGAGGTCGTGTGAGGAAGAGGTGTTTGAGACGCCGACATCCATGCCATGCTGATTTTCGCTCAAGTGGTGTGGTGCTGAGCCGTGGGGCCCATCCCGAGCCTTTATTGCGTTTCAGTATTCCACAGTCAGTGGCGAGACGAAATACCTACCGATGCAGGGAGTGAAAACACATATAGCGTCACGGCTGACTCTTCTAGATGTAAGCACTCTGGAGAACGGGAACTAAGACAGCGGAAAAGATAAATGGCCGGCTTACGCCGGCCAGAAGAAGCTCAGCAACAAATACAGTGCAAGCAGTACCGATATCCACGCCACCAAGGTGCCGGTGCTCAGGTTGCGGGAGAACACACCGCCCGGGCCGTGGCTTTCACCCACTCTGGCCAGCAGGCCATCCAAGCCGCGTAGGGCAACGCGGCGCACCGCGGCATCAGCGGTCCACATGGCGTTAAGCAAACCGCCGGTGGCCTTGGGTAAGAGCTTGCGGTAGACCCAGTCGAAATCCAGGTTGGTGGATTTGATCTCTTCGGGGTACCAACCCTTGCGCATCAGCACGGCAAAGGCCAATGCGGCAAACATCAATAGCTGTAACTGGGTGATGATATGGGCAGCGGTGTAGGAGTGGTAATCCACCGGGAAGGGCAGAATGGCATAGAGCGGATCGGGGTAGACGCCAATGCCAATACACAGGAAGGCGGTGATGCCCATGGCCAGCAACATATTCCAGGGCGCTTCTTTAACCCGATGGCCGGCATCGTGGAAGAAGAAGGTAAAGAAGGGCACCTTGATGCCCGAGTGATCCAACACCCCGGCGGAGGCGAACAGCAGCACTGTCCACACGATCCAGTGCCCCTCGTAACCGACGGCGGAGAGGATCATGGATTTGGTGACAAAGCCGGAGAACAGCGGGAAGGCCGAGATCGACATGGCGCCGATAATACAAAACACCGTGGTAATGGGCATGGATTTATACAGGCCGCCCAACTCGCTGGCCTTGACCGTGCCCACCCGATAAAGCACCGCACCCATGGACATAAACAGCAGCGCTTTGTAGAGGATGTGGGCAAAGGCGTGGGCCGCGGCGCCATTGATGGCCAGCTCGGTACCGACACCCACGCCCACCACCATAAAGCCCAACTGGTTGTTGAGGCTGTAGGACAGCACCCGGCGCAGGTCATTTTCGATTACCGCGAAGAAGATGGGGAAGGCGGTCATGATCGCGCCAATGGTGATCAGGATATCCTCACCGGCGTAGCCACGGGCCAGGGAGTACACCGCCAGCTTAGTGGTAAAGGCCGACAACACCACCGTGCCGGTGGGCGTGGCGTGGGGGTAGGCATCCTGCAGCCAATTATGCAAAAAGGGAAACGCGCACTTGATGCCAAAGGCAACAAAGATCAGCCAGCCCGCCAGGTCGTTAAGGCCGAGATGGCCAAAGGCCACGCTGCCCTGCTCCCGGTACATCACCAGGGCGCCGGCCATTAACAACAAGCCGGAAATCACCTGAATGATCAGATAACGGAAGCCCACCTTGGTGGCAGTGGCGTTGCGGGAGGCCCAGATTAACAGCACCGACGACAGCGCAGTCAGCTCCCAATACAGGAACAGGGTTAGCAGATCACCGGCCAGCACCGCGCCGATGGCAGCCCCGGCGTAGATCAGTGCCGCCACTTGCTGCACCCGGTCTTGCACATGCCAGGCGTAAAGCCCCGCCAGAATCGCCGCGATATGGAAGATCACCGACCAGACAAAACTGAGGCCATCGATACGCCGGGTGACCAGCTCCATACCAAACACGCTGAGGCGACCAGCTTCACCTTCCGGCAGGCTAATCAACAAGCCCAATGTCGCCACCGGTACCGCCACCGCCCACACACCCAGGGCGCGCTTGGGCAGCACCAGCGCCACCAGGCCGGCGGCCATCATCAGAATCGCGGGGTTGAGGAACAGCTCACTCATCGTAGTAGTCCTCGTCCCGCTTGATCAGCTTGCGCAGGCCCTTGGCAGAAAAAACGATAGTGCAGTAAGCGGCAAAACCAAACACCGCATAAAAGGCAAACAGACCGTCGAACTCAAAA
It encodes:
- a CDS encoding DUF1330 domain-containing protein, with the translated sequence MPVYALNLFDVANKNEYLEYAKRSVSEVQSHGGKVISLGKFRESVQGDITPRTVLILVEWESKEAFESYRNDPKLADLHPHRENGSENYIWHLFDKLEDLRPILKE
- a CDS encoding class I adenylate-forming enzyme family protein produces the protein MQAATKNAYPKLDEVARAVLETPADRPAIEFNKQWIEWGALSALARQIDDLLVRFDIRPGGTVALVARNHPSAIISLVALLAARVNIRMIYPFQSATSIANELESLAPDAVIAAINDFGDEILTTLNSQHIAGIALRGLEAECVVDRAEREPSQSHTEDIDSDELGIDILTSGTTGRPKPFRISYKMIVRDMLANSAAGAGGQSDPQALEPVLLYFPVGNISGLYTTLPAILGGRRIVLLDRFNVHDWHDFVLRYRPVVGGMPPAAIQMVLDANIPKEDLASIKFFGAGAAPLDPAVQQAFEDRYGIPILLSYGATEFGGPVTRMTPDMHAKDGHKKIGTVGKAMPGVKLRVVSQDSGEPLPAGEVGILEVVSPRIGPQWIRTSDLAVLDEDGYLFHHGRADGAIIRGGFKILPETVEKALLTHPAVSAAAVVGIRDQRLGQVPAAAVILKPGQQADETVLGDHLRERLLKTHIPTTWRFVEELPRTKLSFKVDQAAVRKLFE
- a CDS encoding alpha/beta hydrolase — its product is MTETINIHPDFANMPAMKSITHPCLLAAMNAGLQAASIPKWFSHRRITTKHQLTGSDGKHYPAWLISPENSTKPAPLLIYFHGSGFMVKHVPQHIENAVHYARGAGCNVLFVDYRLAPRYRFPTPFNDCYESLLWSLDNANALSIDTSRIAIGGDSAGGALAASVVQKAHGQQISVCGQLLVYPITDCRCATYSSTAFANVPPFKQFSMPELWHHYLGQYDPASPPEYASPMHGNKTGLPPAYLETEQYDPWRDEGAQYAQELEKAGVSVELNQIQGTVHGFDAFVPSSKIVVEAMERRILFLRRIFEG
- a CDS encoding Na(+)/H(+) antiporter subunit D — protein: MSELFLNPAILMMAAGLVALVLPKRALGVWAVAVPVATLGLLISLPEGEAGRLSVFGMELVTRRIDGLSFVWSVIFHIAAILAGLYAWHVQDRVQQVAALIYAGAAIGAVLAGDLLTLFLYWELTALSSVLLIWASRNATATKVGFRYLIIQVISGLLLMAGALVMYREQGSVAFGHLGLNDLAGWLIFVAFGIKCAFPFLHNWLQDAYPHATPTGTVVLSAFTTKLAVYSLARGYAGEDILITIGAIMTAFPIFFAVIENDLRRVLSYSLNNQLGFMVVGVGVGTELAINGAAAHAFAHILYKALLFMSMGAVLYRVGTVKASELGGLYKSMPITTVFCIIGAMSISAFPLFSGFVTKSMILSAVGYEGHWIVWTVLLFASAGVLDHSGIKVPFFTFFFHDAGHRVKEAPWNMLLAMGITAFLCIGIGVYPDPLYAILPFPVDYHSYTAAHIITQLQLLMFAALAFAVLMRKGWYPEEIKSTNLDFDWVYRKLLPKATGGLLNAMWTADAAVRRVALRGLDGLLARVGESHGPGGVFSRNLSTGTLVAWISVLLALYLLLSFFWPA